The following coding sequences lie in one Flavobacterium cyclinae genomic window:
- a CDS encoding acyl-CoA dehydrogenase family protein, whose protein sequence is MSDIIRGGQFLVKETKCEDIFTPEDFNEEQIMMRDSVIEFVDKELWPNKERFEKKDYALTEEVMRKAGELGYLSVAVPAAYGGMEMGFVNTVLVCDYISGATGSFSTAFGAHTGIGTMPITLYGTEEQKQKYVPKLASGEWFGAYCLTEPGAGSDANSGKTKAVLSEDGTHYKITGGKMWISNAGFCNLFIVFARIEDDKNITGFIVENDPSNGISLGDEEHKLGIRSSSTRQVFFNETKVPVENMLAGRGEGFKIAMNALNVGRIKLAAACLEAQRRTITGAVNYANERVQFKTPISSFGAIQAKIAEMATNAYAGESATYRAAADIENRINIRVSEGNSHQEAELKGVEEFAIECSILKVAVSEDVQACTDEGIQIFGGMGFSEDAPMESAWRDARIARIYEGTNEINRMLSVGMLVKKAMKGHVDLLGPAMAVAEELMGIPSFDIPDYSELFAEEKEMIAKLKKVFLMVAGAAVQKYGPELESHQQLLMAASDILIEIYMAESTILRTEKLAKKVGEDKAQEQIAMAKLYLYHAVDIVNQKGKEGIVSFAEGDEQRMMLMGLKRFTKYTNMPNVIGLREKIAAKIISENKYAF, encoded by the coding sequence ATGTCAGATATCATCAGAGGAGGACAATTCCTTGTAAAAGAAACAAAATGCGAAGATATCTTCACACCAGAAGATTTCAATGAAGAGCAAATCATGATGCGTGATTCGGTTATCGAATTCGTAGATAAAGAATTATGGCCAAACAAAGAGCGTTTCGAAAAGAAAGATTACGCCCTTACCGAAGAAGTAATGCGTAAAGCGGGTGAACTTGGTTATTTAAGCGTTGCCGTTCCTGCAGCTTACGGTGGTATGGAAATGGGATTCGTAAATACAGTTTTAGTTTGTGATTATATTTCGGGAGCAACGGGTTCGTTTTCAACAGCTTTTGGAGCGCATACTGGAATTGGAACCATGCCAATTACCTTATACGGAACGGAAGAACAAAAACAAAAATATGTACCAAAATTAGCTTCTGGCGAATGGTTTGGTGCTTACTGTTTAACAGAACCAGGGGCTGGATCAGATGCAAATTCAGGAAAAACAAAAGCCGTTCTTTCAGAGGATGGAACACATTATAAAATCACTGGAGGAAAAATGTGGATTTCTAATGCTGGATTCTGTAATTTATTTATTGTGTTTGCTCGTATCGAAGATGATAAAAACATCACAGGTTTCATCGTTGAAAATGATCCATCAAACGGAATTTCTTTAGGAGATGAAGAACACAAATTAGGTATTCGCTCTTCTTCTACTCGTCAGGTTTTCTTTAATGAAACTAAAGTTCCTGTAGAAAATATGTTAGCTGGTCGTGGTGAAGGATTCAAAATTGCAATGAATGCTTTGAATGTTGGTCGTATTAAATTAGCTGCTGCTTGTTTAGAAGCACAAAGAAGAACAATTACTGGAGCAGTAAACTATGCTAATGAAAGAGTTCAGTTTAAAACGCCAATTTCAAGTTTTGGAGCAATTCAAGCTAAAATTGCTGAAATGGCAACAAATGCTTATGCAGGTGAAAGTGCAACTTACAGAGCGGCTGCAGATATTGAAAATAGAATCAACATTAGAGTTAGTGAAGGAAATTCACACCAAGAAGCTGAATTAAAAGGTGTTGAAGAATTCGCTATCGAATGTTCTATTTTAAAAGTAGCAGTTTCTGAAGATGTGCAAGCTTGTACTGACGAAGGAATTCAAATTTTTGGTGGAATGGGATTCTCTGAAGATGCACCAATGGAAAGTGCTTGGAGAGACGCTCGTATCGCAAGAATTTACGAAGGAACTAATGAAATCAACAGAATGTTATCGGTGGGCATGTTAGTGAAAAAAGCAATGAAAGGTCACGTTGATTTATTAGGTCCAGCAATGGCTGTGGCTGAAGAATTAATGGGAATTCCATCATTTGACATTCCAGATTATTCTGAATTGTTTGCTGAAGAAAAAGAAATGATTGCTAAATTGAAAAAAGTATTCTTAATGGTTGCGGGTGCTGCGGTTCAGAAATATGGACCAGAGCTAGAATCACACCAACAATTATTAATGGCTGCTTCTGATATCTTAATCGAAATCTACATGGCTGAAAGTACTATTCTTAGAACGGAGAAATTAGCCAAAAAAGTAGGTGAAGACAAAGCGCAAGAGCAAATTGCAATGGCAAAATTATACTTATATCATGCCGTGGATATCGTGAACCAAAAAGGAAAAGAAGGAATCGTTTCTTTTGCAGAAGGCGATGAACAACGTATGATGTTAATGGGATTAAAACGTTTTACAAAATATACGAACATGCCAAATGTAATTGGTCTTCGTGAAAAAATTGCTGCAAAAATTATTAGCGAAAACAAATACGCTTTCTAA
- a CDS encoding adenine phosphoribosyltransferase: MNLQDYIRDIQDFPKPGIGFKDITPLLLSPEATAICLETLVNSLQNQKIDKVIGVESRGFFFGILLAQKLNAGFIPVRKPKKLPFDTISASYELEYGTDTLEMHVDAIQPGDKILIHDDVLATGGTAKAVCELVEQLGGEIVQMNFLMELSFLNGREKLRDKEIFAALTY, encoded by the coding sequence ATGAACTTACAAGACTATATTCGTGATATTCAAGATTTTCCGAAACCTGGAATAGGCTTTAAAGATATAACTCCGTTGTTGCTTTCACCTGAAGCGACTGCTATTTGCTTAGAAACATTAGTCAATTCGTTGCAAAATCAAAAAATTGATAAGGTAATAGGAGTGGAGAGTCGTGGTTTTTTCTTTGGAATTTTATTGGCGCAAAAGTTAAACGCGGGTTTTATTCCAGTGCGTAAACCTAAAAAATTACCTTTTGATACCATTAGCGCATCTTATGAATTGGAATATGGAACTGATACATTAGAAATGCATGTAGATGCTATTCAACCTGGTGATAAAATATTAATTCACGATGATGTTTTGGCCACAGGAGGCACGGCAAAAGCGGTTTGTGAATTAGTAGAGCAATTAGGTGGCGAAATTGTGCAAATGAATTTCTTAATGGAATTATCGTTTCTAAACGGAAGAGAAAAGTTAAGAGATAAGGAAATTTTTGCGGCCTTAACGTATTAA
- a CDS encoding NUDIX hydrolase produces the protein MSFFKFCPSCASTHFMFPDNRRFLCEDCGFTYYHNIAAAVALVFTFEDKVLFTVRNVDPDKGKWDLPGGFIDPNETAEEAACREIREELGIEISNNDLKYITTSPNNYLYKNVPYRTMDIFYECKLTSDIINVAAEDEIQDLIWLKRSEIELDKIGFVSIRKVIGEKYLK, from the coding sequence ATGAGTTTTTTCAAATTTTGCCCAAGTTGCGCCTCAACGCATTTTATGTTTCCTGATAATCGTCGGTTTTTATGTGAGGATTGTGGGTTTACTTATTATCACAATATTGCTGCGGCTGTAGCGCTTGTTTTTACCTTTGAAGACAAAGTGTTGTTTACAGTAAGGAATGTGGACCCAGATAAAGGAAAATGGGATTTACCAGGCGGATTTATCGATCCGAATGAAACTGCAGAAGAAGCAGCTTGTAGAGAAATTAGAGAAGAATTGGGAATTGAAATTTCAAACAACGATTTAAAATACATTACAACTTCACCAAATAATTATTTGTACAAAAATGTTCCCTATCGAACGATGGATATATTTTATGAATGTAAATTAACTTCTGATATTATCAATGTAGCTGCTGAAGATGAAATTCAGGATTTAATTTGGTTAAAACGCTCAGAAATTGAATTGGATAAAATTGGTTTTGTTTCAATTAGAAAAGTAATAGGAGAAAAGTATTTAAAATAA
- a CDS encoding glycosyltransferase family 4 protein: MKHLVIIGAVWPEPNSTAAGSRMLQLIALFQKQDYDITFLCSAMPSDFSFDLSTISVKTQAIQLNDSSFDTLIKELYPDVVLFDRFMIEEQYGWRVMENCPNALRILDTEDLHFLRKAREVAFKKNRELIFEDYISDTFKREMASIYRCDLTLLISEYEMQLATETFKIDASLLHYLPFLSEEINPNVPNFEKRNHFVSIGNFLHEPNWQTVLQLKKQWKSIKKQLPEAELHVYGAYVSEKAKQLHNEKEGFLIKGRAESVVDVYSKAKVLLAPIPYGAGLKGKLFEAMQLGLPSVTTKMGAEGMNGNLDWNGFISTDENDFIEKAVELYNDKSLWETAQKNGYEIIENRFKKELFESDFMNQVANLQENLKTHRNQNFFGQILQHQSLQSTKYMSKWIEAKNS, translated from the coding sequence ATGAAGCATTTAGTAATCATTGGAGCCGTATGGCCAGAACCCAATTCAACAGCAGCAGGAAGCAGAATGTTGCAACTCATTGCCTTGTTTCAAAAGCAAGACTATGACATAACGTTTTTGTGTTCGGCTATGCCATCGGATTTCTCTTTTGATTTAAGTACCATTTCAGTTAAAACGCAAGCAATTCAATTAAATGACAGTTCGTTCGATACCCTCATAAAAGAATTATATCCAGATGTAGTACTCTTTGACCGTTTTATGATCGAAGAACAATATGGCTGGCGTGTAATGGAAAACTGCCCAAATGCTTTACGAATTTTAGATACCGAAGATTTACATTTCCTAAGAAAAGCCAGAGAAGTGGCGTTCAAAAAAAATCGTGAATTAATATTTGAAGATTACATTTCCGATACTTTCAAACGTGAAATGGCTTCTATTTATCGCTGTGATTTGACGTTGTTGATTTCCGAATACGAAATGCAGTTGGCTACTGAAACGTTTAAAATTGATGCTTCACTTTTGCATTATTTGCCTTTTTTATCGGAAGAAATTAATCCGAATGTTCCAAATTTTGAAAAACGAAACCATTTTGTAAGCATCGGCAACTTTTTGCACGAACCCAATTGGCAAACCGTTTTGCAATTAAAAAAACAGTGGAAATCCATCAAAAAACAACTTCCCGAAGCTGAACTTCACGTGTACGGCGCTTATGTTTCGGAAAAAGCCAAACAATTGCATAACGAAAAAGAAGGGTTCTTAATCAAAGGGAGAGCTGAAAGTGTTGTTGATGTTTATTCAAAAGCAAAAGTGTTGTTAGCCCCAATTCCCTACGGAGCAGGCTTGAAAGGAAAATTATTTGAAGCCATGCAATTGGGATTACCGTCTGTAACGACCAAAATGGGCGCCGAAGGAATGAATGGAAATTTAGATTGGAACGGATTTATTTCTACCGATGAAAATGATTTTATTGAGAAAGCAGTAGAATTGTATAACGATAAATCGCTTTGGGAAACCGCTCAAAAAAACGGTTATGAAATCATTGAAAATCGTTTCAAAAAAGAATTATTTGAAAGTGATTTCATGAATCAAGTAGCAAATCTTCAAGAAAATTTGAAAACACACAGAAACCAAAACTTCTTCGGACAAATCTTGCAACATCAAAGTCTACAGAGCACGAAATATATGAGTAAATGGATTGAAGCGAAGAATAGTTGA
- a CDS encoding tRNA-(ms[2]io[6]A)-hydroxylase, producing the protein MFRLKLPTDPRWANIAEENLEEILTDHAWCELKASSNAIMLINMLPEFTEITTELTKIAKEEMDHFEQVHEIIKTRGWVLGRERKDSYVNDLFKFMKPGNRKHLIVERMLFAAMIEARSCERFKVLSDNIKDEELAVFYRELMISEANHYTSFLQFANELAEEGYDVKKRWEEWLEYEAKVIASYGKSETIHG; encoded by the coding sequence ATGTTTCGTTTAAAATTACCAACTGACCCAAGATGGGCCAACATAGCCGAAGAAAATTTAGAAGAAATTCTAACCGATCACGCTTGGTGTGAATTGAAAGCCTCTTCTAATGCTATTATGTTAATCAATATGTTGCCTGAGTTTACTGAAATTACTACCGAGTTGACTAAAATCGCGAAAGAAGAAATGGATCATTTTGAGCAAGTGCATGAAATCATCAAAACGCGTGGTTGGGTCTTAGGTCGCGAGCGAAAAGATAGTTATGTAAACGATTTATTCAAGTTCATGAAGCCTGGAAATCGCAAGCATTTAATTGTGGAACGCATGTTATTTGCCGCCATGATTGAAGCCAGAAGTTGCGAGCGATTCAAAGTGTTATCAGATAATATCAAAGACGAAGAATTGGCTGTTTTCTACAGAGAATTAATGATTTCAGAAGCCAATCATTATACTTCTTTCTTGCAATTTGCTAACGAATTAGCGGAAGAAGGTTACGACGTTAAAAAACGTTGGGAAGAATGGTTAGAGTACGAAGCAAAAGTGATTGCAAGCTACGGAAAATCGGAAACGATTCATGGGTAA
- a CDS encoding o-succinylbenzoate synthase, protein MKATCKKYILNFKRPSGTSRGIMTVKETWFLILEEDGKIGIGECGILRTLSIDDRPDYEEKLQWVCQNIHLGKDKLWDELMEFPSIQFGVEMAFLSLQSKTPFDLFPSEFTSGKKNMLINGLVWMGEEHFMKTQIEDKLAQGFSCIKLKIGAIDFEKELGLLRFIRQNFDAKTIEIRVDANGAFDSKEALSKLNQLAEFELHSIEQPVKANQFQEMKLLCQQTPFPIALDEELIGVFGVENKRKLLEEIQPQYIILKPSLVGGFKGTLEWISIAESLNIGWWITSALESNIGLNAITQFTFTLHNPMPQGLGTGGLYTNNFDCPLEIDNGHIQFNIDKQWDISNLGISL, encoded by the coding sequence ATGAAAGCAACTTGCAAAAAATACATTCTCAATTTCAAACGTCCAAGTGGCACTTCTCGCGGCATAATGACGGTGAAAGAAACTTGGTTTTTAATCTTAGAAGAAGATGGGAAAATCGGAATAGGTGAATGTGGTATTTTACGAACCCTTTCCATTGATGATCGACCCGATTATGAAGAAAAATTGCAATGGGTTTGTCAGAACATTCATTTGGGTAAAGATAAATTATGGGACGAATTGATGGAGTTTCCTTCGATTCAATTTGGAGTAGAAATGGCGTTTTTGTCGTTGCAATCTAAAACACCTTTTGATTTATTTCCTTCGGAATTTACTTCAGGAAAAAAGAATATGTTAATCAACGGTTTGGTTTGGATGGGAGAGGAGCACTTCATGAAAACCCAAATCGAAGATAAATTAGCACAAGGATTTTCGTGTATCAAACTGAAAATTGGAGCGATTGATTTCGAAAAAGAATTAGGATTATTGCGATTTATTCGTCAAAATTTTGATGCTAAAACCATTGAAATTCGAGTAGATGCGAACGGTGCTTTTGATTCAAAAGAAGCTTTAAGTAAATTAAATCAATTAGCTGAATTTGAATTACATAGTATTGAACAACCAGTCAAAGCTAATCAGTTCCAAGAAATGAAATTACTTTGTCAACAAACACCTTTTCCAATCGCGTTAGACGAAGAGCTAATTGGTGTTTTTGGTGTTGAGAATAAACGAAAATTACTAGAAGAAATTCAGCCCCAATATATTATTTTAAAACCAAGTTTAGTTGGTGGTTTCAAAGGAACTTTAGAATGGATTTCGATTGCAGAAAGTTTAAATATCGGTTGGTGGATTACTTCCGCATTAGAAAGCAACATCGGATTAAACGCAATTACCCAATTTACATTCACCTTACATAATCCCATGCCGCAAGGTTTAGGAACTGGTGGTTTGTATACGAATAACTTCGATTGTCCATTAGAAATTGATAACGGACATATTCAGTTTAATATCGATAAACAATGGGATATTTCTAATTTAGGAATTTCACTTTAA
- a CDS encoding tetratricopeptide repeat protein: protein MNKIVHFVSALLFSISTFSQKDGFWDKERATTKEITLSAGKRALIKTEDLPVGTTEFVYRITVLDENQKLTSSLVSVLKAIPDPSGISQGTAGAIHLTSAISGDDKCTFALFQEANAANLFLKEGKTDRACWEQKEKVNKDAKLISSSSLCLTNLPNLWFGFESQNWVMNQKIVLEVVPWVDYKASRGWDKITKNEILNLAKKLPVVSKLTKKDAFYAAFIENISKKYTYREYAQLLAVEKNSAIEKLTEESLKGTGEVKAYYDIIREKSNAAFQKGNYEEAISIISTEMFAKNRATYLDYRILGDYYLYSKQFTKAEETYNKGLKLNPSEIHFQLSLAHVYLFIDRISEAKDIHKKYAHESLSNGKTWIAQTKSDFKEFEKHRLPTDNFKKILRILE from the coding sequence ATGAATAAAATAGTTCACTTCGTATCTGCCTTATTATTTTCGATATCAACTTTTTCTCAGAAAGATGGTTTTTGGGATAAAGAACGCGCAACCACAAAAGAAATTACACTTTCAGCTGGAAAACGCGCTTTAATCAAAACAGAGGATTTGCCTGTTGGAACCACAGAATTTGTATACAGAATTACCGTTTTAGACGAAAATCAAAAGTTAACTTCGAGTTTGGTTTCGGTATTGAAAGCTATTCCTGATCCAAGTGGAATTAGTCAGGGAACTGCCGGGGCGATTCATTTAACATCGGCTATTTCAGGTGATGACAAATGTACGTTTGCTTTGTTCCAAGAAGCAAATGCAGCTAATTTGTTTTTAAAAGAAGGTAAAACCGATAGAGCGTGCTGGGAACAAAAAGAAAAGGTTAACAAAGATGCCAAGTTGATTTCGTCTTCTTCGTTATGTTTGACCAATTTACCTAATTTATGGTTCGGATTTGAAAGTCAAAATTGGGTCATGAATCAAAAAATTGTTTTAGAAGTGGTGCCTTGGGTCGATTATAAAGCAAGCAGAGGTTGGGATAAAATCACTAAAAATGAAATTTTAAACTTGGCTAAAAAGCTTCCAGTTGTTTCAAAATTGACCAAAAAAGACGCGTTTTATGCTGCTTTTATTGAAAATATCAGTAAAAAGTACACGTATAGAGAATATGCCCAACTTTTAGCAGTAGAGAAAAACAGTGCAATTGAAAAACTTACTGAAGAAAGTTTAAAAGGAACGGGAGAAGTAAAAGCCTATTATGATATCATCCGAGAGAAATCAAACGCTGCTTTTCAAAAAGGAAATTATGAAGAAGCCATTTCCATTATTTCCACTGAAATGTTTGCCAAAAATAGAGCGACTTATCTCGATTATCGAATTTTAGGCGATTATTATTTGTATTCCAAACAGTTCACAAAAGCCGAAGAAACCTATAACAAAGGTTTAAAATTAAATCCATCCGAAATCCATTTTCAGTTGAGTTTGGCCCACGTTTATTTGTTTATTGATAGAATTTCAGAAGCCAAAGATATTCACAAAAAATATGCTCACGAAAGCTTATCCAATGGGAAAACCTGGATAGCACAAACAAAATCCGATTTCAAGGAATTCGAAAAACACAGATTACCAACCGATAACTTCAAGAAAATCTTGAGAATTTTAGAATAA
- a CDS encoding metal-dependent hydrolase — translation MKITFYGHACIGIEVNEVHILVDPFISGNPKASHIDMNKLKADYILLTHAHQDHILDVEAIAKRTEAVIVSNYEIASYYGNKGFNYHPMNHGGSWDFEFGTVKYVIAHHTSSFPDGSYGGQPGGFVIEGEHKNIYIAGDTALTMDMKLIPTRTKLDLAILPIGDNFTMDIEDAIIASDFVECDKVLGYHFDTFGYIEINHEEAKRKFFDKGKDLMLLEIGASIEL, via the coding sequence ATGAAAATTACATTTTACGGACACGCTTGTATCGGAATTGAAGTAAATGAAGTTCACATTTTAGTTGACCCCTTCATTTCAGGAAATCCAAAGGCTTCTCATATTGATATGAATAAGTTAAAAGCCGATTATATATTATTAACTCACGCGCATCAAGACCATATTTTAGATGTGGAAGCAATTGCAAAACGTACCGAAGCTGTTATTGTTTCTAATTACGAAATTGCCTCATATTACGGAAACAAAGGTTTTAATTACCATCCCATGAATCACGGCGGAAGTTGGGATTTTGAATTCGGAACCGTGAAATATGTAATCGCACATCACACGTCTTCTTTTCCTGATGGAAGCTACGGTGGTCAACCAGGTGGGTTTGTTATTGAAGGTGAACACAAAAACATTTATATTGCAGGTGACACGGCTTTAACGATGGATATGAAGTTAATTCCAACGCGAACCAAATTAGATTTAGCCATTTTACCAATTGGCGATAACTTCACTATGGACATTGAAGATGCTATTATTGCTTCTGATTTTGTAGAGTGTGATAAAGTGCTAGGCTATCATTTCGATACGTTTGGTTATATCGAAATCAATCATGAAGAAGCGAAACGCAAATTTTTCGATAAAGGAAAAGATTTGATGTTATTAGAAATTGGAGCAAGTATTGAATTGTAA
- the menA gene encoding 1,4-dihydroxy-2-naphthoate octaprenyltransferase, which yields MKHWIQAARLRTLPLSVSGIIVGSAYAHYQGYSDWRIVVLALLTTLGLQVLSNYANDYGDGVKGTDANRIGEKRLVAAGVITAEQMKKAVIITAILTFIIALLLIYIAFGKENFALSLIFILLGIGSIGAAIKYTVGKSAYGYSGFGDVFVFIFFGLVSVVGSNFLFTHFIDWKLFLPATAIGLLSVAVLNLNNMRDIENDKIAGKNTLVVKMGLKWAKKYHEIILVTGMLSFMVFLMLIKSSLLPVLLVNIPIIMNMNKVNKSEKYQDFDPELKKVALSTFALSILFWLTLVFLN from the coding sequence ATGAAACACTGGATACAAGCCGCACGATTACGAACCTTACCACTTTCTGTTTCTGGAATTATCGTGGGAAGCGCTTATGCCCATTACCAAGGATATTCCGATTGGAGAATTGTGGTTTTGGCATTGTTAACTACATTAGGATTACAAGTATTATCAAATTACGCCAACGATTACGGAGATGGTGTGAAAGGAACCGACGCTAACAGAATAGGCGAAAAACGCTTAGTTGCTGCCGGAGTTATCACAGCCGAGCAAATGAAAAAAGCAGTAATTATCACAGCCATTTTGACTTTCATTATTGCTCTGTTATTGATTTATATAGCTTTTGGAAAAGAAAATTTTGCTTTGAGTTTGATATTTATCTTATTAGGAATCGGTTCCATCGGAGCAGCCATTAAATATACCGTAGGAAAAAGCGCTTATGGATATAGCGGTTTTGGAGATGTATTTGTATTTATTTTCTTCGGATTGGTTTCTGTAGTTGGTTCTAACTTTTTGTTTACTCATTTTATCGATTGGAAATTGTTCTTACCCGCAACTGCCATCGGATTATTAAGTGTAGCGGTACTGAATTTGAATAATATGCGCGATATTGAAAACGATAAAATTGCAGGAAAAAATACGTTGGTAGTGAAAATGGGTTTAAAATGGGCAAAAAAATATCATGAAATTATTTTAGTAACAGGTATGTTGTCTTTTATGGTGTTTTTAATGCTGATTAAATCTTCACTACTTCCTGTTTTATTAGTTAATATCCCAATAATTATGAATATGAACAAAGTGAATAAATCGGAAAAATATCAAGATTTCGACCCAGAACTAAAGAAAGTGGCTTTAAGTACATTTGCATTAAGTATATTATTTTGGTTAACTTTAGTGTTTTTAAACTAA
- a CDS encoding PH domain-containing protein — protein sequence MNKSVDFSQPQRQSLPGILVMFANSLQKTVRALWPMLLIWLVKFDSLNKLVFFGSVAGVVLIIAIISYLQYLFFTFHIDEENGEFVIQKGVLNKTRITIQLHKIQQVNINQSLIQRIVGVHKLEIDTAGSDKKEASISAISHELATILKERLINHSQQETSDFTDENREDIIPISFIKIGLPSLIKIGFTSNYIKSFALIFVFFTTIIENLQQLNTEVIDEDKVTNYLDTLPIIYSFLLVVGFFIGLILVVNLVRTILKYFDFTIQKSKQAIILSYGLLSTKNTLLNPNKVQKIKVTQNYFQKKLDVTTIGIHQASSDVQKVKEKDQIEVPGCTENERDAILKLLLGQLPQKEKMYLPNWRKLAVNSFFFLLLPIVITLFLNQITEFVTWKEWILYTSIFTVFTSILLWYSFKNYRLFVSNEFVIKQNGAWDIDTTFIEPYKIQAIETQQFFWQKATNIGSVTLSTAGGTVSFTTGNFTEIKQLVNYWLYQVESWEKNWM from the coding sequence ATGAATAAATCTGTCGATTTTTCTCAGCCGCAACGACAATCGCTTCCGGGGATTTTGGTCATGTTTGCCAATTCCTTGCAGAAGACGGTTCGTGCTTTGTGGCCTATGTTGTTGATTTGGTTAGTTAAGTTTGATTCGCTTAATAAATTGGTTTTCTTCGGAAGTGTAGCGGGTGTTGTTTTGATAATTGCAATTATTTCGTACTTGCAATATTTGTTTTTTACCTTTCACATAGATGAAGAAAATGGCGAATTTGTAATTCAGAAAGGCGTATTAAATAAAACTAGAATTACGATACAGTTGCATAAAATTCAGCAAGTTAACATCAATCAAAGTTTGATTCAACGTATAGTTGGTGTACATAAATTAGAAATTGACACGGCTGGAAGCGATAAAAAAGAAGCCTCAATTAGTGCTATTTCTCACGAGTTAGCAACAATTTTAAAAGAACGATTAATTAATCATTCCCAACAAGAAACTTCTGATTTTACTGATGAAAATAGGGAAGATATTATTCCAATATCTTTTATAAAAATAGGATTACCAAGCTTAATTAAAATTGGTTTTACATCAAACTACATTAAAAGTTTTGCATTAATTTTTGTCTTTTTTACCACAATTATTGAGAATCTCCAACAGTTAAATACTGAAGTAATTGATGAAGATAAAGTTACTAATTACCTTGACACACTGCCTATTATTTATTCATTTTTATTAGTTGTTGGATTTTTCATCGGACTAATTTTAGTAGTGAATTTAGTTCGAACGATTCTTAAATATTTCGATTTCACCATTCAAAAAAGTAAACAAGCAATTATTTTATCTTACGGATTGCTTTCAACAAAAAACACCTTATTGAATCCGAATAAAGTTCAAAAAATTAAAGTTACGCAAAACTACTTCCAAAAGAAATTAGACGTTACAACTATTGGGATTCATCAAGCATCTAGTGATGTGCAAAAAGTAAAAGAAAAAGACCAAATTGAAGTTCCAGGTTGTACTGAAAACGAACGTGATGCTATTTTAAAATTGTTATTAGGGCAATTGCCACAAAAAGAAAAAATGTATTTACCTAATTGGAGAAAATTAGCCGTAAATTCATTTTTCTTTCTTCTGCTTCCAATAGTCATTACTTTATTTTTAAACCAAATAACAGAATTTGTTACATGGAAAGAATGGATTTTATATACTTCTATATTTACGGTTTTTACAAGTATTTTACTTTGGTATTCTTTTAAAAATTATAGACTTTTCGTATCTAATGAATTTGTCATCAAACAAAATGGCGCATGGGATATCGATACGACATTTATTGAACCCTATAAAATTCAAGCCATCGAAACCCAACAATTTTTTTGGCAAAAAGCAACAAATATTGGTTCGGTTACGCTATCAACAGCGGGAGGAACCGTAAGTTTTACCACAGGAAATTTCACCGAAATTAAGCAATTAGTGAATTATTGGTTGTATCAAGTGGAATCATGGGAAAAGAATTGGATGTGA
- a CDS encoding PH domain-containing protein — MNEFTNNTIEINQLPKFEEVLLKGLNPKYITVLLFNFSLLLVFVILGFSALFYFKQDAFSNTIWTIILVAIVVILAGVVVFAKLSFQKKGYAFREHDAIYKSGLISETTTIIPFNRVQHVALHQGFISRKLGLASVELFTAGGSSSDLEIPGLLLEDAQIIKNLVSQKINPLKLDEPIEVVSTETPLTEEHE; from the coding sequence ATGAACGAATTCACCAATAATACCATAGAAATTAACCAACTTCCTAAATTTGAAGAAGTGCTATTGAAAGGCTTAAATCCTAAATATATTACGGTTTTACTTTTTAATTTTTCACTGCTTTTAGTATTTGTGATTTTAGGTTTTTCGGCTTTGTTTTATTTTAAACAAGATGCATTTTCTAATACCATTTGGACGATAATTTTAGTTGCAATTGTTGTAATTTTAGCAGGAGTTGTAGTATTTGCAAAGTTGAGCTTTCAGAAAAAAGGCTACGCTTTTAGAGAGCATGACGCTATTTATAAATCGGGATTAATTTCTGAAACTACAACGATTATCCCTTTTAATAGAGTGCAACATGTGGCTTTGCATCAAGGATTTATTTCTCGAAAATTAGGGTTAGCTTCTGTCGAATTGTTTACTGCTGGCGGTAGTAGTTCTGATTTAGAAATTCCAGGTTTGCTTTTGGAGGACGCACAAATAATTAAGAATTTGGTTTCCCAAAAAATCAATCCGCTTAAACTAGACGAACCAATTGAAGTAGTGTCAACAGAAACTCCATTAACTGAAGAACATGAATAA